From the genome of Bosea sp. Tri-49, one region includes:
- a CDS encoding amino acid ABC transporter permease, giving the protein MSKAFAFINDKRVRDVFYQAALLIGLAALLVYFIRNASQNMVQAGIASGFNFLWRTSGIEVPFVLTGYTQSDNILSLFWAGVANTLLVTVIALVLSTALGFLIGIARLSSIWLVQAIAGAYVEFVRNIPLLFFVLFWYFGVIAALPAPRESLSVFGVAFLNNRGLTIPLPDAGANLKYAFIAIAISCLLHWLFLRWARRRKEATGRDAPILRVGLVLLLLIPVLALTWASLATRWDIPVLRGFNYRGGFVVIPEFVALLAALVTYTAGFIAEIVRGGIQSVPHGQIEASSALGLRPGQTLRLVTIPQALRVMTPPMTNQYLNVLKNSSFGAAIAYPDVVSLFMGSALTNTGQAIEIIAMTLALYLVIGLAVSAFMNWYNARIALVTR; this is encoded by the coding sequence TTGAGCAAAGCCTTCGCCTTCATCAACGACAAGCGCGTTCGCGACGTCTTCTACCAGGCGGCGCTGCTGATCGGCCTTGCGGCGCTGCTGGTCTATTTCATCCGCAACGCCTCACAGAACATGGTCCAGGCCGGTATCGCCTCGGGCTTCAATTTCCTCTGGCGCACCTCCGGCATCGAGGTGCCGTTCGTCCTCACCGGCTACACCCAGTCTGACAACATCCTGTCGCTGTTCTGGGCCGGCGTCGCCAATACGCTGCTGGTCACCGTGATCGCGCTGGTGCTGTCGACGGCGCTCGGCTTCCTGATCGGTATCGCCAGGCTCTCCTCGATCTGGTTGGTCCAGGCGATCGCCGGCGCCTATGTCGAGTTCGTCCGCAACATCCCGCTGCTGTTCTTCGTGCTCTTCTGGTATTTCGGCGTGATCGCCGCCTTGCCGGCGCCACGCGAGAGCCTCTCGGTCTTCGGCGTCGCCTTCCTCAACAATCGCGGCCTGACCATCCCGCTGCCCGATGCGGGCGCAAACTTAAAATACGCCTTCATCGCAATCGCCATCTCCTGCCTGCTGCACTGGCTGTTCCTGCGCTGGGCGAGACGGCGCAAGGAGGCGACCGGCCGGGACGCGCCGATCCTGCGCGTCGGCCTCGTCCTGCTGCTGCTCATCCCCGTGTTGGCGCTCACCTGGGCGAGCCTGGCGACGCGCTGGGACATTCCCGTGCTGCGCGGCTTCAACTATCGCGGCGGCTTCGTCGTCATCCCCGAATTCGTCGCGCTGCTGGCAGCGCTGGTCACTTACACCGCCGGCTTCATCGCCGAGATCGTGCGCGGCGGCATCCAGTCGGTCCCGCACGGCCAGATCGAGGCCTCGAGCGCGCTTGGCTTGCGTCCCGGCCAGACGCTCAGGCTCGTCACTATCCCGCAGGCGCTGCGGGTGATGACGCCGCCGATGACCAACCAGTATCTCAACGTGCTGAAGAACTCGTCCTTCGGCGCCGCCATCGCCTATCCCGACGTGGTCAGCCTGTTCATGGGCTCGGCGCTCACCAACACTGGCCAGGCGATCGAGATCATCGCCATGACGCTCGCGCTCTATCTGGTCATCGGCCTCGCCGTCTCGGCCTTCATGAACTGGTACAATGCCCGCATCGCGCTGGTGACCCGATGA
- a CDS encoding amino acid ABC transporter substrate-binding protein, whose amino-acid sequence MKTFVLAAALFAAGTLAASAQQLAPSPTLDAIKARGHLECGVHLGLPGFSFANDKGEWTGLDVDYCRALAAAVLGDATKVKYTPTSVQQRWPILQSGQVDVLSRNSTITFSRNATLGLNFQGINFYEGQTFIVRKKANVKSAEELDGASVCVAAGSTEEKNAADWFRERNLKVTITNFQKNDDAITAYDSGRCDAYTAGVGALAGQRAKLKVPDDHIILTKPISNDPQGPVTRYGDERWQLIVRWVLNGTIAAEMLGVTSKNVDEMKANSKNTEVRRLLGAEGGFGAMMGLADDWMYKAIKQVGNYGESYERTVGLESPLKLERGQNQLWTKGGLIFTPPFQ is encoded by the coding sequence ATGAAGACCTTTGTTCTCGCCGCGGCGCTCTTCGCCGCCGGCACCCTCGCCGCTTCCGCCCAGCAGCTCGCGCCAAGCCCGACGCTCGACGCGATCAAGGCGCGCGGCCATCTCGAATGCGGCGTGCATCTCGGCCTGCCCGGCTTCTCCTTCGCCAACGACAAGGGCGAGTGGACCGGGCTCGACGTCGATTATTGCCGTGCGCTCGCGGCTGCCGTGCTCGGCGACGCCACCAAGGTGAAGTACACGCCGACCTCGGTGCAGCAGCGTTGGCCGATCCTGCAATCGGGCCAGGTCGACGTGCTCTCGCGCAATTCGACCATCACCTTCTCGCGCAACGCCACGCTCGGCCTGAACTTCCAGGGCATCAACTTCTACGAAGGCCAGACCTTCATCGTCCGCAAGAAGGCCAATGTGAAGTCGGCCGAGGAGCTCGACGGCGCCTCGGTCTGCGTCGCCGCCGGCTCGACCGAGGAGAAGAACGCCGCCGACTGGTTCCGCGAGCGCAACCTCAAGGTCACCATCACCAATTTCCAGAAGAACGATGACGCCATCACCGCCTATGACAGCGGCCGCTGCGACGCCTACACCGCCGGCGTCGGCGCGCTCGCCGGCCAGCGTGCCAAGCTCAAGGTCCCGGACGATCACATCATCCTGACCAAGCCGATCTCGAACGATCCGCAGGGTCCGGTGACCCGCTATGGCGACGAGCGCTGGCAGCTGATCGTGCGCTGGGTGCTCAACGGCACCATCGCCGCCGAGATGCTCGGTGTCACCTCCAAGAACGTCGACGAGATGAAGGCGAACTCGAAGAACACCGAGGTCCGCCGCCTGCTCGGCGCCGAGGGCGGCTTCGGCGCGATGATGGGCCTGGCCGACGACTGGATGTACAAGGCGATCAAGCAGGTCGGGAACTATGGCGAGAGCTATGAGCGCACCGTTGGCCTCGAGTCGCCGCTGAAGCTCGAGCGCGGCCAGAACCAGCTCTGGACCAAGGGCGGCCTGATCTTCACCCCGCCGTTCCAATGA
- a CDS encoding serine hydrolase: MKRIIAAALLFGIAALSGVTKADAQRPTQGSIEALLPEFEKQVAEGMKAFSVPGVAIGIVHDDKLIYAKGFGVRALGKPDQVTPETIFQIGSTTKAFLATTLAQAVDAGRLGWNDPVIDHVPEFQLADPWVTRDFRVLDLAAQRSGLTAYVNDALTMLGYDKQTLIRSLRVAPQLGLFRSDFRYLNIPHVVGGEIVAKANGAPSWFGSLQKSLLTPLGMSATTATAEAITAAPNHAQGHRLADKPVAVPFHPSFPYALGPAGALNSNIPDMAKWLRLQLGRGHFEGKVLVSEGNLDVTWTPRVAMNERTSYAIGWVATATPRGRIIWHNGGTAGFGAHAGFLPDGKTGIVILTNLDNGGMPDALAMWFYDRVLGNPVVDNIALAATAAKGRREAAKAEAAGFVPGPLSPIAATFAGSYASPILGDATVALTEGKLNLTLEKTEAQILLEPNRDDPYLFQARLAPVGAFVAPAEMSGGEPFVRLRFETDAAGKITQMRWLSPKLPHSFGRSAQ; encoded by the coding sequence ATGAAGCGCATCATCGCAGCCGCGCTCCTGTTCGGCATCGCGGCCCTCTCCGGCGTGACGAAAGCGGACGCACAGCGGCCCACTCAAGGTTCGATCGAAGCGCTGCTGCCGGAGTTCGAGAAGCAGGTCGCCGAGGGCATGAAGGCTTTCTCGGTGCCGGGCGTCGCCATCGGCATCGTCCATGACGACAAGCTGATCTACGCCAAGGGCTTCGGCGTCCGCGCGCTCGGCAAGCCCGACCAGGTCACACCCGAGACGATCTTCCAGATCGGCTCGACTACCAAGGCCTTCCTCGCCACCACATTGGCGCAGGCGGTCGATGCCGGCCGGCTCGGCTGGAACGACCCGGTCATCGACCATGTCCCCGAGTTCCAGCTCGCCGATCCCTGGGTCACCCGCGATTTCCGGGTGCTCGACCTCGCCGCCCAGCGCTCGGGCCTGACGGCCTATGTCAACGACGCGCTCACCATGCTCGGCTACGACAAGCAGACGCTGATCCGCTCGCTACGGGTCGCACCGCAGCTCGGCCTGTTCCGCTCCGATTTCCGCTATCTCAACATCCCACATGTCGTCGGCGGCGAGATCGTCGCCAAGGCCAATGGCGCGCCGTCCTGGTTCGGCTCGCTGCAGAAGAGCCTGCTGACCCCGCTCGGCATGAGCGCAACGACGGCCACGGCCGAGGCGATCACCGCAGCGCCCAACCATGCGCAGGGGCATCGCCTCGCCGACAAGCCTGTCGCCGTGCCCTTTCATCCTTCCTTCCCCTATGCGCTCGGCCCGGCGGGGGCTCTCAACTCGAACATCCCCGACATGGCGAAATGGCTGCGCCTGCAGCTCGGCCGCGGCCATTTCGAGGGCAAGGTCCTGGTCTCCGAAGGCAATCTCGACGTCACCTGGACGCCGCGCGTCGCCATGAACGAGCGCACCAGCTACGCTATCGGCTGGGTCGCGACCGCGACGCCGCGCGGCCGGATCATCTGGCACAATGGCGGTACCGCCGGCTTCGGCGCCCATGCCGGCTTCCTGCCGGACGGCAAGACCGGCATCGTCATCCTGACCAATCTCGACAATGGCGGCATGCCGGACGCGCTGGCGATGTGGTTCTACGATCGGGTGCTCGGCAACCCTGTCGTCGACAACATCGCGCTCGCCGCCACGGCTGCGAAGGGGCGTCGCGAGGCAGCGAAGGCCGAGGCGGCCGGCTTCGTGCCCGGCCCCCTGTCGCCGATCGCCGCGACCTTCGCCGGGAGCTATGCCTCACCGATCCTCGGCGACGCCACCGTCGCGCTCACTGAGGGCAAGCTCAACCTCACGCTGGAGAAGACCGAGGCGCAGATCCTGCTCGAGCCGAACAGGGACGATCCCTACCTGTTCCAGGCGCGGCTGGCGCCGGTCGGCGCCTTCGTCGCGCCCGCCGAGATGTCCGGCGGCGAGCCATTCGTCCGGCTGCGCTTCGAGACCGACGCCGCGGGCAAGATCACGCAGATGCGCTGGCTCAGCCCGAAACTGCCGCATTCCTTTGGCCGGTCGGCACAGTGA
- a CDS encoding ABC transporter ATP-binding protein, with protein MSLEATALAYGYREREIGRDIALDLAGGQVLALLGPNGHGKTTLLKTLLGLLPAKAGTLTLDGKPLAGLSVGERARALAYVPQVHAGTFAFSVTEVVLMGRTARSSLFAAPSAHDREVVGAMLQRLGIPHLAERPYTEISGGERQLVMIARALAQEPRYIILDEPTASLDFGNQGKVMSQIRRLAGEGLGVLFTTHDPNQALRYADQALLLRDGRALASGKATDLLTPEQLAALYGVAIETVRGEDGKLAFLPG; from the coding sequence GTGAGCCTCGAAGCCACCGCCCTGGCCTATGGCTACCGCGAGCGCGAGATCGGCCGCGATATCGCGCTCGATCTCGCCGGCGGGCAGGTGCTGGCCCTGCTCGGCCCGAACGGCCACGGCAAGACCACGTTGCTGAAGACCCTGCTCGGCCTGTTGCCGGCGAAGGCGGGCACGCTCACGCTCGACGGCAAGCCATTGGCTGGGCTCTCGGTCGGCGAGCGCGCCCGCGCCCTCGCCTATGTGCCGCAGGTCCATGCCGGAACCTTCGCCTTCTCGGTCACGGAAGTGGTGCTGATGGGGCGCACCGCCCGCTCCAGCCTGTTCGCGGCCCCCTCCGCGCATGACCGTGAGGTGGTGGGTGCGATGCTGCAGCGGCTCGGCATCCCGCATCTGGCAGAGCGCCCCTATACCGAGATCTCCGGCGGCGAGCGCCAGCTCGTCATGATCGCCCGCGCGCTAGCGCAGGAGCCGCGCTACATCATCCTCGACGAGCCGACGGCTAGTCTCGATTTCGGAAATCAGGGCAAGGTGATGAGCCAGATCCGGCGGCTCGCCGGCGAGGGTCTCGGCGTGCTCTTCACCACCCATGATCCGAACCAGGCGCTGCGCTATGCCGACCAGGCATTGCTCCTGCGCGACGGCCGCGCGCTTGCGAGCGGCAAGGCAACCGATCTGCTGACACCGGAACAACTCGCGGCGCTTTACGGCGTCGCGATCGAGACCGTCAGAGGCGAGGATGGAAAGCTCGCCTTCCTGCCCGGCTGA